GCTCTGGCCGCCGTCGACATCGCCGTCTCGCAGGGCAAGAGCCACCCGTTCAAGCCCGACGCCACGTACCACACCATGAACAGCGTGCCCtgcacctccacctccaccGTGCCCCTGGcgcaccaccaccaccatcaccaccaccaccaccaggcGCTGGAGCCCGGCGACCT
This genomic stretch from Ficedula albicollis isolate OC2 unplaced genomic scaffold, FicAlb1.5 N14134, whole genome shotgun sequence harbors:
- the LOC107604562 gene encoding POU domain, class 4, transcription factor 1-like; this encodes LQSNIFASLDETLLARAEALAAVDIAVSQGKSHPFKPDATYHTMNSVPCTSTSTVPLAHHHHHHHHHHQALEPGDLLDHITSPSLALMPGGGGGG